Proteins from a genomic interval of Psychrobacter urativorans:
- a CDS encoding BLUF domain-containing protein, translating to MPLGDINTLSTLAKIDESALIQLVYVSSLTVVGRLNTAIFEQVEGSARAYNSQQGITGILCYGNGQFLQCIEGKKSKILTLQKSIFADKRHKNLKVLSLQAIDERSFSDWRMRLLFLERWLWSPATKQQATQLSPFLPFAPHGWSPERTVKFLQIIQDFDTPPHIQAAGITYNALGNMFRHIAAPHQAFLIVQSFLTLLIIVAIILLFL from the coding sequence ATGCCATTAGGTGATATAAACACGCTCAGTACCTTAGCAAAAATAGATGAGTCAGCCTTGATTCAGTTGGTGTATGTGAGCAGTTTGACAGTAGTAGGACGTTTGAATACCGCGATATTTGAGCAAGTAGAAGGCAGTGCCCGCGCTTATAATAGTCAGCAAGGGATTACGGGTATTTTATGCTACGGTAATGGACAGTTTTTGCAGTGTATTGAGGGTAAAAAATCAAAGATTTTAACGCTACAAAAAAGTATTTTTGCGGATAAACGCCATAAAAATTTGAAGGTGCTATCACTACAAGCCATTGATGAGCGTAGCTTTTCTGATTGGCGTATGCGACTGTTATTTTTAGAGCGTTGGCTGTGGTCACCTGCTACCAAGCAACAAGCGACCCAGCTTTCACCGTTTCTCCCTTTTGCGCCGCACGGTTGGTCGCCTGAACGTACGGTAAAGTTTTTACAAATTATCCAAGACTTTGATACGCCGCCACACATTCAAGCGGCAGGTATTACTTATAATGCGCTTGGTAATATGTTCCGCCATATTGCTGCCCCGCACCAAGCTTTTTTAATCGTACAAAGCTTTTTAACGTTGCTCATTATCGTTGCGATAATACTGCTATTTTTATAA
- a CDS encoding FAD-binding oxidoreductase has product MTAPIICNNTAAVQAILDSLVTQHQFDPAQIRTDLESLEHWGKDWTKHFAPAPSAIVFPKTTEQVQALVLLANEHHVVLTPSGGRTGLSAGAVAANGEIVVSMDKMNQIGTFYPADRMVEIEAGVVTEQLQAFAESHDLYYPVDFASAGSSQMGGNIGTNAGGIKVIRYGMTRQWIMGLTVVTGKGDILQLNRGMVKNATGYDLRHLFIGSEGTLGLVTHAQIKLERPPQDLTVMVLGMDNFSDVMNVLSAFQAKIDLTAFEFFDSVAIDKLMAHGQVQEPFESRTKFYTLLEFEAPYEPIMDKAMAIFEDCMEQGWVVDGVMSQSIAQAQELWKLREYISETISVFTPYKNDVSVLITHVPAFINDIDHIVSTNYPDFEVCWFGHIGDGNLHLNILKPETLSKDDFFAACQVVNKYVFETVQKYGGSVSAEHGVGMTKKPYLHYSRSETEIEYLKEIKKVFDPNNIMNRGKIFDVE; this is encoded by the coding sequence ATGACTGCACCCATTATCTGTAATAATACTGCCGCCGTTCAAGCCATTCTTGATAGTTTGGTGACGCAACATCAGTTCGACCCCGCTCAAATCCGCACCGACCTTGAGAGTTTAGAGCACTGGGGCAAGGATTGGACGAAGCACTTTGCGCCTGCGCCTTCTGCCATCGTCTTTCCTAAAACCACCGAACAAGTCCAAGCCTTAGTCTTACTTGCCAATGAGCATCACGTCGTCCTCACCCCAAGTGGCGGTCGTACTGGACTCTCAGCCGGAGCTGTTGCCGCCAATGGCGAGATTGTCGTCAGCATGGACAAAATGAATCAAATCGGCACCTTTTATCCTGCCGACCGTATGGTTGAGATTGAAGCCGGTGTGGTCACTGAGCAACTGCAAGCCTTTGCGGAATCTCACGACCTTTACTATCCGGTTGACTTCGCCTCAGCAGGCTCCAGTCAAATGGGTGGCAACATCGGCACCAATGCCGGTGGCATTAAAGTCATCCGTTATGGCATGACCCGTCAATGGATTATGGGCTTAACTGTGGTGACAGGCAAAGGGGATATCTTACAGCTCAATCGCGGTATGGTGAAAAATGCCACTGGTTATGATTTGCGTCACTTGTTTATCGGTAGTGAAGGCACACTTGGTTTAGTCACCCATGCCCAAATTAAACTGGAACGTCCACCGCAAGACTTAACCGTCATGGTACTGGGCATGGATAACTTCTCTGATGTAATGAATGTATTATCCGCGTTTCAAGCCAAGATTGACCTGACCGCCTTTGAATTCTTTGACAGTGTGGCGATTGATAAGCTGATGGCGCATGGTCAAGTACAAGAGCCGTTTGAATCCCGTACTAAGTTCTATACTTTATTAGAGTTTGAAGCGCCGTATGAGCCCATCATGGATAAGGCGATGGCAATCTTCGAAGACTGCATGGAGCAAGGCTGGGTGGTCGATGGGGTGATGAGCCAAAGCATCGCTCAAGCTCAGGAGTTATGGAAGCTGCGTGAGTATATCTCAGAAACTATTTCGGTGTTTACGCCTTATAAGAACGATGTGTCAGTGTTAATTACTCACGTCCCAGCATTTATCAATGACATTGACCATATTGTCAGCACCAATTATCCTGACTTTGAAGTGTGTTGGTTTGGGCATATCGGCGATGGTAATTTGCATTTAAATATTCTCAAACCTGAAACTTTGAGCAAGGATGATTTCTTTGCGGCATGTCAGGTGGTTAATAAATATGTGTTTGAAACGGTGCAAAAGTATGGTGGTTCAGTCTCAGCAGAGCATGGGGTGGGTATGACGAAGAAGCCGTATTTGCACTATAGCCGCAGTGAAACGGAGATTGAGTATTTGAAGGAGATTAAGAAGGTGTTTGATCCGAATAATATTATGAATCGTGGGAAGATTTTTGATGTGGAGTGA